The proteins below are encoded in one region of Ricinus communis isolate WT05 ecotype wild-type chromosome 6, ASM1957865v1, whole genome shotgun sequence:
- the LOC8270432 gene encoding disease resistance RPP13-like protein 4, producing the protein MWNQPLTPVTSSINDALNTSQITEYIQNLISLFSSAKALILLSLATANSTTSHNSDHAGRRSNTNINYRQLHDQMTKWEADLIYIRSAIGNYQDLLLKVRIQFDTLWQQGQLMNRDLSNVMQDPDSISTLRAKEIQTNGMIVSEMIMKLKHHLPYPQKMDLGSHGRGVKTVRNVRNLLNVLLELEAYQQFRGWSTLEHFEEKFERLPQKCQHCLLCFSVFPEGAVVSRRMLMYWWLGEGFIDLALRNMTDYVLIKFSEEGYIQPVLKEQRLIGFRMHALIRFAVIFLAEKLGFFSFDSTWNPTGDFLFCGRAVLVENEEGNSRDMVMSLNPEKLITLINISDRFPDLEVKWFLKMRNIKVLCLGRWEENTTSHIEVEDTKFLNGLKNMKHLEFLSLQGVSRVCRLPDNVTKLINLRTLDLKACHNLEALPDSIGSLRNLAHLDISECYLLDRMPKGIELLSQLEVLKGFVVTDKKMRGAGSISDLSRLLQLRKLSINATKRDFPTAEELDALQGCISLQKLTIVWAGTSDAKPVVRSSGLKRLNRSFAFARKNNRLNRASTVIGRESMASGGPKLPVHLKKLDLQCFPETEAPSWLMPSKLESLEKLYIRGGKLQFLNEAGDEGPKWNVMILRLKFSTELSMHWREVQSTFPELIYLEKVDCPNLTFFPCDENGIWLNSEMLPQRSLALGLRWSFLSTQPT; encoded by the exons ATGTGGAATCAACCATTAACTCCAG TTACATCCTCAATTAATGATGCCTTGAACACTTCCCAAATCACCGAATACATCCAAAATTTGATTAGTCTCTTCTCCAGTGCCAAggctttaattcttttatctcTTGCAACTGCCAATAGCACCACAAGCCACAACAGCGATCATGCTGGTAGAAGAAGTAATACTAACATCAACTATCGGCAATTGCATGATCAGATGACTAAATGGGAAGCAGATCTAATTTATATTAGAAGTGCAATTGGCAATTACCAAGATTTACTACTTAAAGTCAGGATTCAATTCGATACTCTTTGGCAACAGGGACAATTAATGAATCGCGATTTGAGCAATGTAATGCAGGACCCTGATAGCATTAGTACCTTAAGAGCAAAGGAAATCCAAACCAATGGTATGATAGTCTCTGAAATGATAATGAAGCTGAAACATCATCTCCCATATCCGCAAAAAATGGACTTGGGTAGTCATGGTCGTGGTGTCAAGACTGTCCGTAATGTTCGCAATCTGCTTAATGTGTTACTTGAATTGGAAGCTTATCAACAATTTCGAGGTTGGTCAACTCTAGAACATTTTGAGGAGAAATTTGAGCGCCTTCCTCAAAAATGTCAGCATTGTTTATTGTGCTTTTCTGTCTTCCCGGAAGGTGCCGTTGTAAGCAGAAGGATGCTAATGTATTGGTGGCTTGGAGAGGGCTTCATCGACCTTGCACTTCGTAACATGACTGATTATGTATTGATCAAATTCTCGGAAGAGGGCTATATTCAACCTGTTCTCAAGGAGCAGCGATTGATTGGATTCAGGATGCATGCACTGATCCGTTTTGCAGTGATTTTCCTGGCTGAGAAACTTGGgtttttcagttttgattcAACATGGAATCCCACAGGGGATTTCTTATTTTGTGGAAGAGCTGTTTTGGTGGAAAATGAAGAGGGAAATTCCCGGGATATGGTAATGAGTTTGAATCCGGAAAAGCTGATcactttaattaatatcagTGACCGTTTTCCAGATTTGGAAGTGAAATGGTtcttaaaaatgagaaatattAAAGTTCTTTGCTTAGGAAGGTGGGAGGAGAATACTACGAGTCACATTGAAGTAGAGGACACCAAATTCCTCAACGGTTTGAAGAATATGAAGCATCTTGAGTTTCTCAGCCTTCAAGGTGTCTCTAGAGTTTGCAGGCTCCCTGACAATGTCACCAAgcttataaatctgagaactTTGGATCTTAAAGCATGCCATAACTTGGAGGCACTTCCAGACTCGATAGGGTCACTCCGAAACCTCGCACACCTTGACATTTCCGAATGCTACTTGCTAGATCGCATGCCCAAAGGGATAGAATTGCTCTCGCAACTTGAAGTCCTTAAAGGTTTTGTAGTTACTGACAAGAAAATGAGAGGTGCAGGTTCTATTTCTGATTTATCGAGATTATTACAGCTGAGGAAATTGAGCATCAATGCAACTAAAAGGGATTTCCCTACGGCTGAAGAGCTGGATGCTCTCCAGGGCTGCATATCACTTCAAAAACTAACAATTGTGTGGGCTGGGACATCTGACGCCAAGCCAGTGGTAAGGTCAAGTGGCTTGAAAAGACTGAATAGATCATTTGCATTTGCACGAAAGAACAACCGGCTGAATAGAGCCTCAACTGTGATAGGCAGAGAGTCAATGGCTTCAGGGGGTCCTAAACTTCCTGTGCACTTGAAGAAACTGGATCTGCAGTGTTTCCCAGAGACTGAAGCTCCTTCTTGGCTAATGCCTAGCAAACTCGAGTCCCTTGAAAAACTATATATCAGAGGAGGGAAACTCCAATTTCTGAATGAAGCTGGGGACGAGGGTCCTAAGTGGAATGTTATGATACTACGTCTGAAATTCTCGACCGAGTTGAGTATGCATTGGAGAGAAGTGCAAAGTACTTTTCCAGAGTTGATTTATTTGGAGAAAGTTGACTGCCCGAATCTGACTTTCTTCCCTTGCGATGAGAATGGAATATGGCTGAACTCGGAAATGCTACCACAGCGATCATTGGCATTAGGACTCCGTTGGTCTTTCCTTTCTACTCAGCCCACATGA